TTCAGGCTGGTTGCAATGTCTTTTAAAGTTGCCATGTGAAATTTTGCGATAAACGCGCTCGAATTTTATAATTTGCCTTGGGATTCCGTCAGATGAAAGAAAAACTCGTCCTGACTTTTGGCGCTGATGAGTTTTTGCCGGACCGCATCTTCCTTGAGCAAGCGCGCCAACGCCCCGACCGTGGCCAGATATTCCGTAACCATGCGTTTGGGCGTTCCAATGACGAAAATCAACTTCACACATTCGTGCGCCTTGACAAACGGAACCCCATGCCGGCTGCGCCCCACCGAAATGACCATATCCTTGACGTTGTCAGTGCGGGCGTGCGGGAAGGCAACTTCATGGCCAAAACAGGTGGATTCCTGCCTCTCCCGTGTAAGCAAATCGTTATAAAAACCCTCAAAATCCGTCACACTGGCCTGGTCCTTAAGCATCAACGCCACTTCACGCACGGCCTCCTCCTGCAAAGTCGCCTTGATATCGAGCGATATCATAAACGGCTTCAAGATCTCGGAGATAGTTTTGGCCATATTTAAATCCCAGGTTAAATGCTGGTCCCGCTCCATCTTAATTTTTGCCTGAGCACCGTATAAAAATTGGTTTCAGGCAGCCAGGCCAGCCGGGTGGCGCCCTTTGCCTTTGAAAACTCAACCCGATCCTTGGGATGGAGTCTTAAACAATTCAATCCGTCGGTTTCCAAATCGAGCACGGGGCTGTCATTTGGAATTTCAATGAATATCGGGCTGCCGGCATCCACGACCAGGGGCCGGTTGGTCAAGGCATGAGCACACAGGGGATTCAACAGAAACGCCTCCGCATTCGGAGTGATGATGGGGCCTCCGGCGGAGAGCGAATAAGCCGTGGAACCGGTCGGCGTTGCGATAATCAGGCCGTCGCACAAATAGGTCGTTAAATATTCGCCGTTTATCCGGACATCAAGGCGCACCATGTGGGAATGTCCTCCCCGCGTAATCACACCCTCGTTCAACGCCCAACCTGTGTAGAACGTTTTATCATCACGCACCACCCGGACGGATAACGCAATCCTCTCGGTCACATAATATTCTCCGCGCAAAATCCTGGGCAGGGCTTCCACCACCCCCTCTCTCGGGAGCGAGGTCAAAAAACCCAGCGTGCCGGCATTGATGCCCAACAACGGCGTCTTGGATCCCTGAATCCGGCGGGCCGCGTGCAGCAACGTGCCATCCCCGCCAATCACAAGGATCAAGTCGGATTTTTGGCGGCGCAAATCACCAATGGCGCCGATGGTGTCGGGATCTTCGTACGCATTGCCAACCCGGTCACACGCCACGCGGTGCTTCTTGAGGATGGATTCCACAAGCCCCGCCACTTCCCGGGCGGGCGGCTTGTTCTCATTGGCCCAAATCGTTACACGAGCGATTTTTTTGCGCATAAGGGGTAGTCGCGGCCGCCATCCCTACCGTCCGATGGCAAAGCCCATGACTCTATCCAAAGTTCAGCCGTTTAAGTTGGAAAGACAAGCCATGATTTTTCGACGCGATCCATGTGGCTATATTGATGCTGGCTTTCATCCGCGTTTATCCTTGTCCCGCCGGAAATCACTTGCGCGCAACCTGAAACGAAGTACTGTCAACATTTGGTTCCAATCCATCAAGCCCCTATGCATATCGTCACCCAACTGGCCTTGTTTGTCGCAAACAAACCCGGCACGCTCGCGTCCGTCTGCAAGGTACTGGCCCAGTCGAACATCAATATTTACGCCATCAGCACCTCGGACACCATCGACCATTCCGTGGTCCGCCTGGTTGTGGACGATCCCAAGAAAGCCATGAAAGTCTTTGAAAACCACGGCACCCTCGTGGTCGAAACCGATGTGCTGATGATTGACGGGAACAACAAACCGGGTTCCCTGCAAATCATCGCGGAAAAATTGAGCGCTGCGCGCATCAACATCGAATACGCCTACCTTGCCACAAGCCCCGACGCCAAACGCGGCCTCCTTATTTTGCGGCCTTCCAATACGGCCAAAGCCCTGAAAGTCCTGAATACCCGGGGCAAATAAAAAAGTTTTCACTTTTACTTCTGAATTCAACATTCTGCATTCTTCATTTTGCTCAACGTACTTTGCGATCTTCCTGTAAAAAATGTGTTCTGCTTTTCTTGCGGCTTTGCGTTAAAAATCTGCGTCTATCCGCGTGTATCTGCGGTTAAAAAATTCTTATGAACAAGGCCGGAATTTACAGGCCCTTGCAGCACCCGGCCTTCCTTCTCTTCCTGCTGCTGCTCGCACTCGCCCTCGCGGTGAGCCGGAATTCGCGCGGCCCATTCACCATGACCGCGTCCTGGTACGGCCCCACGTTCCAGGGAAAAATCACCGCATCCGGGGAGCCTTTTGACATGTATGCCATGACCGCCGCGCACAAATCCCTGCCCCTCGGAACCGTGTTAAAAGTCACCTGGCCCAAAACCGGAAAAAGCGCTGTGGTGACGATCAACGACCGTGGGCCGTATGTTTGGGGACGTGACCTCGATTTGTCCTATGCTGCGGCCGAGCAATTGGGGTGTGTGCAGGAAGGTGTTGTCAGGGTGAAAGCCGAGTGGATCAGGCATGACAGCCGCTATGACCGGCATCTTCGCACGGAACCAAACCCGGCCTCAGGAGCCACATTGCAAGCTCCTTAGGATTGACAAATACCCGGTAGCGTGGGATGCCCCACACATGAAAACCGCTGTCGCGGACCAAAAGCGCAGAATCGTACTTCCCGGCGTCTCTCCCGGCGATGTGCTCTCCATCCAACAAACCGAGCCCGGGCACTTCGAGCTGTCGATCCTGATTCCAACGCCCAAAAAATCGCCTCCAACACCATCTCAAGTGAGACGCCTGAAGAATGACCATGCCCTCACCCCCTCGCTGTCATGGAAACAGTTGCGTAAACTGACCCGCGAATCATGATTTTTCTGGATACGAATGTTTTGATTTATGCCTTTGACCCAAAGTCCCCATTTCATGAATGGCAAGGAGGGTTCTCAAACAGGCATTATCGGGAAAGGGTGGCGCGGTCAACCCGATCGTTCTTGCAGAGCTTTGTGTGGGTAACTCCCACTCGCATACCGTTCCGGAGCGGCTTGGAAAAATGGGGATTCACATGTTGGACTTGAAAGCGGAGGTCGCACCAGCCTGCGCAGCCGCTTATCGCCAGTATCTGGGGAGTCGGCGGAAAGGCGGCCCATCCTCGCCGAAGAAGACGCCGTTGCCCGATTTTTTTATCGGAGCGCATGCGTTGCTTCTGGGCTTGCGCCTGGCCACCGCAGACGCCGACCGCTACCGCATCTATTTTCCAGCATTGAAACTGCTTGTGCCCGCTTGAAGAAGGGGGAAATGACTGCCGCAGACTTGTCACGTCTTCTGGGCGTCGACCGCAGCCTCGGAGTCAGAATCCTGAATAAAGAACGGAATCTGACCATCAACCACATCAAGAAGCTGGCCGCGCGGTTCCAGGTGCCGATGGGAATATTCACTGCCAGAGTGCCGGCTTTGCTGAGATAAACCGGCGAGCGCCATCCTCGACTATGTTCTGGGTTTCGGCGCCTCGGCCGCATCCAATCTTTCACGCACAATTTGCGCAAGTTTTTGCGCCTCGAACGGCTTGGTGAGAAAGTTGGCGCCTTCTTTTAATGGAAAATCCTTGCCGACAACTTCCGCGCTGTAACCGCTCATGTAAATCACCTGCAGTTTTGGATTTTCCAGAAGGATGCTTTGGGCCAGATTTTTCCCGCTCATACCGTCTGGCATCACAAGATCGGTGAGCAACAAACGGATTTCTTCGTGATTTGCCTTCCAGACTTCCAATGCTTTCACGCCCGTAGGCGCTTCCAGAATCCGATAGCCCAGTTGCGAAAGCGCTTTTCGCACGGAAACGCGCAGCGACGGGTCATCTTCCACCAATAAAATCGTTTCATGGCCGCCACTCGTGATCGTCAAAGCCGATTGTAAGGATTTGGCACCTCCATTTTCAGGCAATTGCGGGAGATAAACCCGGAATGACGTTCCGTGATTCACTTCGCTATAGACGTTAATCCAGCCTTGATGTTGTTGGACGATGCCGAATACGGTCGCCAATCCAAGTCCAGTGCCTTTACCCACGTCTTTGGTGGTGAAGAAAGGCTCAAAAATCCTCGGGAGAATTTCGCGCGGTATGCCGCAGCCGCTGTCGCTGACATTCAAACAAACAAATGAACCCGTACGCGCCTGGGGCGATTGGGCAACGGCAAAATCGTCGAATTCCACGCCGGAAGTCTCGATGACAAGCTGCCCGCCATCAGGCATGGCATCCCGCGCATTCACGGCGAGATTCAACAGAATCTGATCCATCATGCCAGCGTCGGCGTGGACCAACATCGGCTCTGACGACAATTTAATCTGCATCCGAACATTTTCAGCGAGGATGCGATTCAACATTTTTGCCGTGCTGGTGACGGATTCATTCAAGTCAACATCACTCGGCTGAAACACTTCACGGCGGCTGAACAAAAGCAATTGGCGGGTGAGAGCGGCCGCGCGTTTGACGGTGATGCTGATTTCGTCCGCAAATTCCGCTTGCTCGGAGGACAGACTGCCACTGCGTTTCAGCAATGCAGACTGCATTTCAATGACTGCCAGTATGTTGTTGAAATCATGCGCCACGCCGCCGGCCAACTGGCCGATACCCTCCATTTTTTGCGACTGGCGGAATTGCTCCTCAATTTCCTGGCGCTTTCCCTCGGTAAAGAACAGGGAAACCACGTTGGCAATCGCGATGGCGAAAGTCTGTTCGTCCGCCGTCCACTGCCGCGCTGGGCCGGCGTGTTCACAACAAACAACCCCCGCCACGCTGCCAATGACGTGTATGGGCGAATCCAGCATGGATGAGATTCCATTGGGGCGAAGATAGGTTTCGGATAACTCCGCCGTGCGCGGGTCCCGATTGGCATCGTGGGCGGCGATAACGGCCCCGTCACCCAGTGCGCGGAAATAGG
Above is a window of Candidatus Methylacidiphilales bacterium DNA encoding:
- a CDS encoding PTS sugar transporter subunit IIA; this translates as MAKTISEILKPFMISLDIKATLQEEAVREVALMLKDQASVTDFEGFYNDLLTRERQESTCFGHEVAFPHARTDNVKDMVISVGRSRHGVPFVKAHECVKLIFVIGTPKRMVTEYLATVGALARLLKEDAVRQKLISAKSQDEFFFHLTESQGKL
- a CDS encoding ACT domain-containing protein, with the translated sequence MHIVTQLALFVANKPGTLASVCKVLAQSNINIYAISTSDTIDHSVVRLVVDDPKKAMKVFENHGTLVVETDVLMIDGNNKPGSLQIIAEKLSAARINIEYAYLATSPDAKRGLLILRPSNTAKALKVLNTRGK
- a CDS encoding ATP-binding protein, translated to MKSRQDASLQIRLAGIAIVGLFLAMAAIAYFSGQQVQRGSDLIVTDTVPGTIAAHKMRMAMSRGIGWVMVAASAQTAQSRDASLKIAHDSDLAFASAVEQYHATIKINPGEDRALLDRVTSQYEEYRRQRLTYESLIVAGDRNGSAAFLENSLVPAYVAVIGSAEALLKYNHENSIIYANYMHNSIHHLYWGEAVVIVLAAISAVVLIVNFAIRRDEVRKLRENEEKFSKAFRSNPSGIAITKMETGEYLEVNESFCRITGYSPQELIGHNAVELGLWSAAADRNQAKSLLAGETLRDLELQARMRDGGSKTVLINTELIELDGEQRIVSLVQDITERKRVQEDLRATNERYSRQEAALMELTRVCALRRDGAADIRREVTQIAARTLGVERVSIWCYERDNQGIACQALFELSPGSYSSGAVLRAADFPSYFRALGDGAVIAAHDANRDPRTAELSETYLRPNGISSMLDSPIHVIGSVAGVVCCEHAGPARQWTADEQTFAIAIANVVSLFFTEGKRQEIEEQFRQSQKMEGIGQLAGGVAHDFNNILAVIEMQSALLKRSGSLSSEQAEFADEISITVKRAAALTRQLLLFSRREVFQPSDVDLNESVTSTAKMLNRILAENVRMQIKLSSEPMLVHADAGMMDQILLNLAVNARDAMPDGGQLVIETSGVEFDDFAVAQSPQARTGSFVCLNVSDSGCGIPREILPRIFEPFFTTKDVGKGTGLGLATVFGIVQQHQGWINVYSEVNHGTSFRVYLPQLPENGGAKSLQSALTITSGGHETILLVEDDPSLRVSVRKALSQLGYRILEAPTGVKALEVWKANHEEIRLLLTDLVMPDGMSGKNLAQSILLENPKLQVIYMSGYSAEVVGKDFPLKEGANFLTKPFEAQKLAQIVRERLDAAEAPKPRT
- a CDS encoding NAD(+)/NADH kinase, translated to MRKKIARVTIWANENKPPAREVAGLVESILKKHRVACDRVGNAYEDPDTIGAIGDLRRQKSDLILVIGGDGTLLHAARRIQGSKTPLLGINAGTLGFLTSLPREGVVEALPRILRGEYYVTERIALSVRVVRDDKTFYTGWALNEGVITRGGHSHMVRLDVRINGEYLTTYLCDGLIIATPTGSTAYSLSAGGPIITPNAEAFLLNPLCAHALTNRPLVVDAGSPIFIEIPNDSPVLDLETDGLNCLRLHPKDRVEFSKAKGATRLAWLPETNFYTVLRQKLRWSGTSI
- a CDS encoding septal ring lytic transglycosylase RlpA family protein gives rise to the protein MNKAGIYRPLQHPAFLLFLLLLALALAVSRNSRGPFTMTASWYGPTFQGKITASGEPFDMYAMTAAHKSLPLGTVLKVTWPKTGKSAVVTINDRGPYVWGRDLDLSYAAAEQLGCVQEGVVRVKAEWIRHDSRYDRHLRTEPNPASGATLQAP